A portion of the Calothrix sp. 336/3 genome contains these proteins:
- a CDS encoding response regulator encodes MKTVLIVEDDLINARVFSKILTKRGGLEVKHTENVEEVMKIAQAREADIILMDVSLSRSVYQGKSVDGIKITQMLKADPQTSSLPIILVTAHAMEGDRENFLKQSGADGYISKPVVDHQKFVDQIMSLLPQ; translated from the coding sequence ATGAAAACTGTTTTGATTGTCGAAGACGATCTGATTAACGCTCGTGTTTTTTCTAAAATTTTGACCAAGCGTGGTGGTTTAGAAGTTAAACACACCGAAAATGTGGAAGAAGTGATGAAAATCGCCCAGGCTAGGGAAGCTGACATCATTTTGATGGATGTTTCTCTGTCTCGCAGTGTGTATCAAGGTAAGTCTGTTGATGGTATCAAAATTACACAAATGTTGAAAGCGGATCCACAGACTTCTAGCCTACCAATTATTTTGGTGACAGCACACGCGATGGAAGGCGATCGCGAAAACTTTCTGAAACAAAGTGGTGCTGATGGCTACATCTCTAAACCCGTAGTTGACCATCAAAAGTTTGTTGATCAAATTATGTCACTCTTGCCTCAATAG
- a CDS encoding tetratricopeptide repeat protein, producing the protein MPKHVGLISFLLACSLCSLPKAANAQALVPHTLQLDTAKLEQQGLSLAQEAAQLAQFQQVELAMPRARLAAQLAPKSDKVWFLLGGLYLQTKDINKAIASLNKANSLNPQNADVLFALGSAHFQQKKYQAAAGYFQSGLKLKPNDSEGLFDLGNAYFMLNKLPEAIAQYDKAVVQDKKFWPAINNIGLIKYEQGDKAAAIKQWQAAVAIDKKAAEPLLALAVALYNKGDQQQGLAMGETALRIDGRYGDLDFLKENLWGDRLLAETKKFLELPRIQAALQQKESPAPKQ; encoded by the coding sequence GTGCCGAAACACGTAGGTTTAATTTCTTTTTTGCTCGCCTGTAGTTTATGTAGTCTGCCGAAAGCAGCTAATGCACAGGCTTTAGTTCCCCATACTTTACAACTGGATACTGCCAAATTAGAGCAGCAGGGTTTAAGTTTGGCACAGGAAGCTGCCCAGTTGGCACAGTTTCAACAGGTAGAGCTAGCAATGCCTAGGGCGCGTTTGGCTGCCCAACTAGCACCGAAAAGTGACAAGGTATGGTTTCTTTTGGGTGGTTTGTACTTGCAAACCAAGGATATCAACAAGGCGATCGCGTCTTTAAATAAAGCAAATTCCCTCAATCCCCAAAATGCTGATGTCTTGTTTGCCTTGGGTTCTGCCCATTTTCAACAGAAAAAATATCAAGCTGCTGCGGGTTATTTTCAATCGGGGTTAAAGTTAAAACCGAATGACTCGGAAGGGTTGTTTGATTTGGGTAACGCCTACTTTATGCTCAATAAATTACCAGAGGCGATCGCCCAGTATGACAAAGCTGTTGTTCAGGATAAAAAGTTTTGGCCCGCAATTAATAATATCGGCTTGATTAAATACGAACAGGGTGACAAAGCTGCTGCGATCAAACAGTGGCAAGCTGCTGTCGCAATCGATAAAAAAGCGGCAGAACCATTACTTGCCCTTGCTGTAGCCTTATACAACAAAGGCGATCAACAACAGGGTTTAGCTATGGGAGAAACTGCCCTACGTATTGATGGACGTTACGGAGATTTAGATTTCTTAAAAGAAAATCTCTGGGGCGATCGCCTATTAGCCGAAACCAAAAAATTCCTGGAATTACCTCGCATTCAAGCTGCTTTACAGCAAAAAGAATCCCCTGCTCCCAAACAATAG
- the gyrA gene encoding DNA gyrase subunit A: protein MAKQLNLLSTGQVIPTALHTEMQRSYLEYAMSVIVGRALPDVRDGLKPVHRRILYAMHELGLTPDRPYRKCARVVGDVLGKYHPHGDQAVYDALVRLVQVFSSRYPLLAGHGNFGSVDNDPPAAMRYTETRLASVSHEGMLAEIGEETVEFIGNFDNSQQEPTVLPAQLPFLLLNGCAGIAVGMATNIPPHNLGEIVDGLIALIDNPELSDAKLFELIPAPDFPTGGELVGNAGIREAYTTGRGSIVLRGVAQVEEVPATRGSKRRTAIIITELPYQVNKAGWIEKVAELVNQGRLQGISDLRDESDREGMRVVIELKRDTNPQEVLQHLYHQTALQTNFGAILLALVDGQPRQLSLRQLLLEFLKFREHTLNRRYSYELGKAESRLHLVQGLLQALINLDDVIEILRHAADGSTAKVSLQSRLDLTEVQADAILAMPLRRLTSLEVQNLQQENQELQERIATLHNLLDDRRELLKALKKDLRTLKRKYGDERRTKLVQELKNTVTEESKGKREEDGDSKSKSLYAKPEVPAEDVVLEFTYRGYVRRFPLNGKKSKTDNGIAENDFLIQTTGTDTEKDLLILTNGGKVYPIGVGEISPTTGRVPRGTPLITLLTNTAQAATEGVIRRFVLPENPETAEMLLVTKQGRIKRLSMTELTNFSRRGITILKLKDDDELLLAEFCAAGEQVVIAGSGGRLLRFKIDDENLPIMGRAAMGLQALRLRVNEAIAGCITVAKDNDVLIFTQLGYAKRLPVNSLRLGKRGDIGIQSCKFTDKSDSLAGMLTVTPGKEVALITNNQRIIRLGADTITALGRDGTGEKVLQLNRDERVIHVVEAMI, encoded by the coding sequence ATGGCAAAACAGTTAAACCTTCTCTCTACGGGACAGGTCATTCCCACAGCCTTGCATACGGAAATGCAAAGGTCATACCTAGAGTATGCCATGAGTGTCATCGTTGGGCGGGCATTACCAGATGTGCGTGATGGCTTAAAACCAGTCCATAGGAGGATTCTTTATGCCATGCATGAACTGGGTTTAACCCCCGATCGCCCCTATCGGAAATGTGCTCGTGTGGTGGGTGATGTCCTTGGTAAATACCATCCCCATGGAGACCAGGCAGTGTATGATGCCTTGGTGCGCTTAGTACAGGTATTTTCTAGTCGTTATCCCCTGTTGGCAGGACATGGCAACTTTGGGAGTGTGGATAATGACCCCCCGGCGGCGATGCGCTATACAGAGACACGTCTTGCTTCCGTCAGCCATGAGGGGATGTTGGCAGAAATTGGTGAAGAAACGGTGGAATTTATCGGAAACTTCGATAATTCCCAGCAGGAACCCACGGTTCTACCAGCTCAGTTACCCTTTTTATTACTTAACGGTTGCGCGGGAATTGCCGTGGGAATGGCAACCAATATCCCTCCCCATAACCTAGGGGAAATTGTCGATGGGTTAATTGCCCTAATTGATAATCCAGAATTATCTGATGCAAAATTATTTGAGTTAATTCCTGCCCCAGATTTTCCCACGGGGGGAGAGCTTGTCGGCAATGCCGGGATTCGGGAAGCTTACACCACGGGTAGGGGAAGCATTGTGCTGCGGGGTGTTGCCCAGGTGGAAGAAGTACCTGCGACTCGTGGCAGTAAGCGCCGTACAGCGATTATTATTACGGAATTACCCTACCAAGTGAATAAGGCTGGTTGGATTGAAAAAGTTGCCGAATTAGTCAATCAAGGACGCTTACAGGGTATTTCCGATTTGCGCGATGAGAGCGATCGCGAAGGGATGCGAGTAGTTATTGAACTCAAGCGCGATACCAACCCCCAGGAAGTTCTCCAACACCTCTATCACCAAACAGCCCTACAAACCAACTTTGGGGCGATTCTCCTTGCCCTTGTCGATGGACAGCCGCGACAATTAAGCCTACGACAATTATTACTGGAGTTTCTCAAATTCCGAGAACACACCCTGAACCGTCGCTACAGCTACGAATTAGGTAAGGCAGAAAGCCGTCTCCATCTCGTGCAAGGATTACTCCAAGCCTTAATAAATCTTGATGATGTCATCGAAATTTTACGCCATGCTGCCGATGGTAGTACAGCAAAAGTTAGCCTCCAAAGTCGCCTCGATTTAACAGAAGTACAAGCTGATGCAATTCTGGCGATGCCTTTACGTCGTCTCACTAGTTTAGAAGTTCAGAATCTCCAACAGGAAAATCAGGAATTACAAGAGCGAATCGCCACGTTACATAACCTACTAGATGACCGTCGGGAATTACTGAAGGCTTTAAAAAAAGACCTGCGAACTCTCAAACGAAAGTATGGAGATGAACGCCGCACCAAGCTCGTCCAAGAACTGAAAAATACCGTCACGGAAGAATCCAAGGGAAAAAGAGAAGAAGACGGCGACAGCAAATCTAAAAGCTTGTATGCCAAACCTGAAGTTCCTGCGGAAGATGTAGTTTTAGAGTTTACCTATCGTGGCTACGTGCGCCGCTTCCCCCTTAATGGCAAGAAAAGCAAAACTGATAACGGTATTGCGGAAAACGATTTTCTCATCCAAACCACAGGTACAGATACAGAGAAAGATTTACTGATTCTCACAAATGGTGGCAAGGTTTACCCCATCGGAGTGGGAGAAATTTCCCCCACCACAGGTAGAGTACCTAGGGGAACACCCTTAATTACCCTGCTAACTAATACCGCTCAAGCAGCGACAGAAGGGGTAATTCGACGATTTGTCTTGCCAGAAAATCCCGAAACCGCAGAAATGCTCTTAGTCACCAAACAGGGAAGAATCAAGCGTTTATCTATGACGGAGTTGACTAATTTTAGTCGCCGTGGGATTACTATCCTCAAGCTCAAGGATGACGATGAGTTGTTATTAGCAGAATTCTGTGCAGCAGGAGAACAGGTAGTCATCGCCGGTTCAGGTGGTCGTCTACTGCGGTTTAAAATAGATGATGAAAACCTGCCTATAATGGGGCGAGCTGCCATGGGTTTACAAGCACTACGTCTGCGAGTCAATGAGGCGATCGCTGGTTGTATAACCGTTGCTAAGGATAATGACGTATTAATATTTACTCAGCTAGGATACGCGAAACGCTTGCCAGTTAACAGTTTACGCCTTGGTAAACGTGGCGATATCGGTATCCAAAGTTGTAAATTTACAGATAAATCCGATTCCCTTGCCGGAATGTTAACAGTCACACCGGGCAAAGAAGTGGCATTAATCACCAATAATCAACGCATTATCCGCTTAGGTGCAGATACTATCACTGCCTTGGGGCGAGATGGTACAGGTGAAAAAGTACTCCAACTCAACCGTGATGAAAGAGTAATTCATGTTGTAGAGGCAATGATTTGA
- a CDS encoding efflux RND transporter periplasmic adaptor subunit, protein MTFNTTEAVDSTALPSVPKRKKTASWLIWLLMALMLGGGGFLAYRLLVINPTQKASSQSLTVAVERQSLPITITANGSVKPERSINVSPKTSGILRKLLVKEGDRVKQGQILAYMDNSNLQGQLTQAKGQLAQAEANLQKLEAGNRPQDIAQAEAQLAEAQANLRKVQAGNRSQDIAQAEARVKAAEATLSKASDDLLRQQNLYQAGAVSLQTVNQKRADKDNAQAQVNEAKAALGLQQAGSRTEDIQQARARVSQQESVVALLKAGTRREEINAARAQVMSARGSLQSIQAQINDTIIRAPFESVVVKKYADPGAFVTPTTSASSVSSAVSSSVLSLASTNQVVANLAEASISKVSLGQKVLIRADAFPRKTFTGKVSQIAAQASVEQNVTSFEVKVTLEPEAEQILRSGMNVSTEFQVGNLNNAIVVPTAAVVRRQRGTGVFVMGAENKPVFTRIETGVTVNNKTEVRSGLKGNEKVLLSFPQGERPESQPRSMFSGSSRRSRN, encoded by the coding sequence ATGACTTTTAATACAACAGAAGCAGTAGATTCCACAGCCTTACCATCAGTTCCCAAACGCAAAAAAACAGCTAGCTGGTTAATTTGGTTGCTCATGGCTTTGATGTTGGGTGGAGGTGGTTTTCTTGCCTATCGTTTATTAGTCATTAACCCTACTCAAAAAGCCAGCAGTCAATCGCTGACAGTTGCAGTAGAGCGGCAGAGTCTACCCATCACAATCACTGCTAATGGCTCAGTGAAGCCAGAACGCTCCATTAATGTCAGTCCCAAAACTTCCGGAATCCTGAGAAAATTACTTGTCAAGGAAGGAGACAGGGTTAAACAGGGGCAAATTCTTGCCTATATGGATAATAGTAATCTTCAAGGGCAACTCACCCAAGCCAAGGGACAATTAGCCCAGGCAGAAGCAAATCTGCAAAAATTAGAAGCGGGAAATCGTCCCCAAGATATTGCCCAAGCAGAAGCACAGTTAGCAGAAGCCCAAGCTAACTTACGGAAAGTACAAGCGGGGAACCGTTCCCAGGATATTGCCCAAGCGGAAGCCAGAGTCAAAGCAGCCGAGGCAACCCTGAGCAAAGCATCAGATGATTTGCTGCGTCAGCAAAATTTATACCAAGCAGGGGCTGTTTCTCTACAAACTGTCAACCAGAAACGGGCTGACAAAGATAATGCTCAGGCTCAGGTGAATGAAGCCAAAGCGGCTCTGGGATTACAACAAGCAGGTTCACGCACAGAGGATATTCAACAAGCCAGGGCAAGAGTTAGTCAGCAAGAATCTGTGGTTGCCCTGCTGAAGGCAGGAACCCGCAGAGAAGAAATTAATGCTGCCCGCGCTCAGGTAATGTCTGCCCGTGGTTCTCTACAAAGTATTCAAGCGCAAATCAATGACACTATTATCCGTGCCCCCTTTGAGAGTGTGGTAGTCAAAAAATATGCCGATCCAGGAGCATTTGTGACACCAACGACTTCTGCTAGTTCCGTATCTTCGGCGGTTTCCTCCTCTGTTTTATCCCTAGCTTCCACAAATCAGGTTGTTGCCAACTTAGCTGAGGCTAGTATTTCTAAGGTGAGCTTAGGGCAAAAGGTACTGATTCGGGCTGATGCGTTCCCCCGAAAAACCTTTACAGGGAAGGTTTCCCAGATTGCTGCCCAGGCATCGGTAGAGCAGAATGTCACTAGTTTTGAGGTGAAAGTGACTTTGGAGCCGGAAGCAGAGCAAATTCTCCGCTCTGGGATGAATGTTTCGACGGAATTCCAGGTCGGTAATTTAAATAACGCGATCGTTGTTCCTACTGCCGCAGTTGTGAGACGACAGAGGGGAACGGGTGTGTTTGTGATGGGGGCAGAAAATAAACCTGTTTTTACACGAATTGAAACTGGGGTGACTGTGAACAACAAGACGGAGGTACGTTCTGGTTTAAAAGGTAATGAGAAGGTGTTATTGAGTTTTCCTCAGGGTGAACGTCCAGAATCCCAACCACGGAGTATGTTTTCTGGCTCTTCCCGACGCTCTCGCAATTAA